The bacterium HR11 genomic sequence CTGATGAGCCGGCCATGTCGTCGGACGTGCCTCGTTGAAGACCTCGAAAACCAAGAGCTGAGAACCTCCGGGCACTGCTTGCTCGGCGGCGGCCATGAACTTCTGGGCCAGCCGCTGGTATTCGGCCTTGATCCAATCCCTCTGACACTGGCTCAGAGACCCCCAGTTAGCAATCCAGGCACCGCCGATTTGAATCGGGGTCGTGTTCCCCTGACAACTGGGGACCTGGTCCCCAAAGTCCCCGTAGGTGTTGCTGTTGTTCAACCAGGGACTCGGTGAGTACACGTGGCCCAGCGTGATGAGGATTTTCCTGAATCCGGCTTGGACCATCTTCTCGATAGCGGCGCGGACCCGCTCCCAATAGCTCAGGTCATTCGGGCCGGCCGAAGCCTCATCCCAATGGAGGAGGTTAAACTTCTGAGTACTGGTATCAAAGGCATAGGGCTGGCGGCCTACGCCGTCTCGGGACGAGCCCGTATTACACGAGGGAGTATGGTCCAAAGTAGGCATTTATGAAGGTGCGGAAGCCCCGGAAGCCCCGAGCGGCCATGCTCATCACGACGTTAGAGATGTCCGTCAGGGTCAGGGCCGGACAGCTCAGCCAATCATAGGCGCCCCACGACCAAGGCTTTCCGGGACAGGTCGTGAAGTTCGCCGTGATGGTTCGGTCGCCGCTGGAGGTCATCGTGACGGCACACTGATTGCCGTTTGTCGTGTCACACCCTGTCCAGGACCCGAACTGCCAGCCGCCAGCCGGTGTCGCCGTCAGGGTCACCGTCGTCCCGTCCACAAAGGAAGCGCTACAGGTCGTCCCACAGTCGATTCCCGCCGGACTGCTGGTGACCGTCCCGCCGATTGCCTCATTCTTGATCACCGTCAGGGTATGGCTTGGGGGCGGCTGAGTCGTGAAGATCCAGGGGGCTGTCCAGACTCCGGTCGTACAGGCGCTGGCGGCCCGAACCCGCCAGTAATAAGTTGTCCCGAAGGCCAGGGCCGGTGAGACCGCCCACTGGCTCGCCGTCAGGCCCGTCTGGGAGCGGACGACCGTCCCGCAAGCACTGTCGGCGCACACCTGGACTTCATAAAAAGCCGCCTCGGCTATGTCGCTCCAGTCCAAAAGGGGCGTCGTCGAAACCCCCGCCAATCCATTGGCCGGGCTCAGCAGGGAAGGAGTCCCTACAGGGATGCAACTAAAGTTCACCTGGACAGCCCGATCGGCATTCATCGTGACCATGCACTGGGTACTGTTGGTCGAATCGCAACCAGCCCAACCGGCCAATTGCCAGCCGCCAGCCGGTGTCGCCGTCAGGGTCACCGTCGTCCCGGGCCCAAAGGAAGCGCTACAGGTCGTCCCACAGTCGATTCCCGCCGGACTGCTGGTGACCGTCCCGCCAGTCACCGGTACCCTGTTGACCGTCAGGATATAGGCCAGCGTCGTGAAGCTCCAGACCTCCGACCACGTCTCACACCATGGGTCGGAGGCCCTAACCTGCCAGTAATAAGTCTGCCCTGGTTCCAGGGGCGGGGACACCGTCCACTGACTGGCCGTCAGGCCCGTCACCGAACGGATGACATTGAGACAAAAACTATCCGTGCACACCTGGACGTCATAAAACATTGCCCATGGGACGTCTTCCCAATCCAGCGTCGGGGTCGTCGTCACGCCGGCCGCCCCGTTAGAGGGACTCAACAGGCGAATCTGCATTTCGTCGACGATGCAGGACCTTGTCTGGGCCCAGGTGTCTCCCCCCCCCGCCGGACCGAGAGCGAGACTCAAGAGTATCACAAAGCGGTGTATCCGCATGGCCTGCCTCCTCGGCGTGTCCCTCCGATCGTCTGTCGACATATATATACTAAAACAGTATGATGAATCAAGATAAGGGGGCCTCGGGTTCAGGATTTCGGGAGCTCGGGAATTCGGGAGTCAGTCAGAGGGGGCCATTTCATACCGGCGGCCCGCGGTTCCAAAACCGGAACTATTTCGGTCTTCGGGATTCGGTGGCGGGGGTTCGGGACGAGAATCCCAAAGTCTTCAGCAGGAGGCCTTCATGGGCGTGCCCTGATGACCTTCTGACACCAGAACCGTTGGGATAGAACCCCCGCTCCGCCGCAGTGGGACGGGGACGATGGTCCGGGAGGCCTGGCTTTAACTTACAACTTATCAGTTTTGTAAAGTTCCCTTCGCCCGACCTCTCCCCCGAGGGGTGAGGCCACCGACCGGGAGTGCCTTGCCCCTTGGGGACCTGGTCAGCCCCCGACTCCCTGACCTGACACCTGGGACCCGGTGCTCGGGACCGTAGCGTCAGCGGGCTCCGGCCTGGCGGTACTTTTCCCGGTACTTCTCGTACAGCCGCTGGTGCCGGTTGTAGAGGTTCACGGGCCGGCCCTGGATGAAGGCGCGCGTGACCTGGGTCCGGATGTCGAGGGGGTCGCCCGTCGCCACCAACAGCGTGGCGTCCTTGCCGACCTCGAGGGACCCGACCCGGTCGTCGATACCCAGGATGCGGGCGCAGGATATCGTGATGGCCTTCAGGGCCTCGTCCCGGGGCAGGCCGTAGGCCGTCGCCATCGCCGCATGATAAGGCAGGTTCCGTTCATTCCAGGCCCCGCCGTCGCCCCCGATGCAGTACCGGATGCCCGCCTGGGCCAAGCGGGCCGGGAGCGTGAAGGCCGCATCGTAGGGCTCCCACTCCCGGGTCGGAAGCTCCAGGATAGGCCCCGTGATGACGGGGACGTCCTTCTGCCGCAGTAAGTCGGCCGCCATCGGGGCGTCGGCCCCGCCGACGAGGACGATGCGGACCTTTTCGGCCTCGGCCCAGGCGACGGCCGCCTGAATTTGGTCCAGCGTATCGGCGTGGACGAACACGGGGAGCTTCCCCTCCAAGACGGGGACCATCGCTTCCCAACGGACGTCGACGTCGTGGTACGGCGTGCCCGGATGCCCACCCTCGGCCTTCTTGGCGGTCCAGTAAGCCCGGGCCTCCCGGAAGGCCTCTTTCAGCTTCCGAAGAGCTTCCTCGGCCCGACGCCGCTGTTCTTCTTCGCTGACGAACACAAAGAAGGCCCGGACCGGCGTCATCCGGGGCCAGTAAACGTGCAGGCCGACGGGCGCCTTCAGCGTCATGCTCTCCCACGTCCAGCCGTCCAGGACGATGGCCGCCGACTGACCGGCGATGACCCCGCCTCGGGGGACGGCCAGGGCCACGAGCACCCCGTTGGCCCGCGTGACGGCGATGATCTCGCTGTCGGGATTGACGGCGACCTCGGCCCGGACGTTGGGGTTCACGTCCCCGACCTCGGCGAAGTCCCGGGTCGCCCGGATGGAGTCGATCTCCGTCAGGCCGATGATGCTGTTGGCGTCGATGAGGCCCGGATAGACGTGTTGGCCGCGAATGTCGATGACCTCGGCATCCGGCGGGACCGGCACATCCGGTCCGACGGCCGTGATCTTCCCCTTATCGAAGACGAGGACGCCCCGCTCGATGACGGGCCCCGTCATCGGATGGATCGTGCCCCCGACGAGGGCGACGGGCCGGTTTTGGGGCGGCGCCGGCGGCGGCACTTGAGACCGGGTCGGCGAAGGGGAAAGGCAAGAAATCAGGAGGCAAGAAGC encodes the following:
- the hutI_4 gene encoding Imidazolonepropionase, producing the protein MRADEIRDAASQPRSPERSPRKSRGYKMRDAACKQFAGGRRALSVRSPHRPDTEHLRLLRLPFPIRLLLASCLLISCLSPSPTRSQVPPPAPPQNRPVALVGGTIHPMTGPVIERGVLVFDKGKITAVGPDVPVPPDAEVIDIRGQHVYPGLIDANSIIGLTEIDSIRATRDFAEVGDVNPNVRAEVAVNPDSEIIAVTRANGVLVALAVPRGGVIAGQSAAIVLDGWTWESMTLKAPVGLHVYWPRMTPVRAFFVFVSEEEQRRRAEEALRKLKEAFREARAYWTAKKAEGGHPGTPYHDVDVRWEAMVPVLEGKLPVFVHADTLDQIQAAVAWAEAEKVRIVLVGGADAPMAADLLRQKDVPVITGPILELPTREWEPYDAAFTLPARLAQAGIRYCIGGDGGAWNERNLPYHAAMATAYGLPRDEALKAITISCARILGIDDRVGSLEVGKDATLLVATGDPLDIRTQVTRAFIQGRPVNLYNRHQRLYEKYREKYRQAGAR